One genomic window of Arthrobacter caoxuetaonis includes the following:
- a CDS encoding rhodanese-like domain-containing protein — protein sequence MSEMENVSVTAIPEGARILDVREDYEWEAGHAPGALHIPLDQLPERLDDLDPDTDLAVICRSGGRSARAAQWLEAHGYSAVNVTGGMGAWLEAGQPMVSDNGKEPTVV from the coding sequence ATGAGCGAGATGGAAAACGTGTCCGTGACGGCCATTCCTGAAGGTGCCCGGATCCTTGATGTCCGCGAGGACTATGAATGGGAAGCAGGGCACGCCCCCGGCGCTTTGCACATTCCGCTGGACCAGCTTCCGGAGCGCCTGGATGACCTTGACCCGGACACCGACCTTGCGGTGATCTGCCGCTCGGGCGGCCGCAGCGCCCGGGCTGCCCAGTGGCTCGAAGCCCATGGATATTCCGCCGTCAACGTCACCGGCGGCATGGGCGCCTGGCTGGAGGCCGGCCAGCCGATGGTCTCCGACAACGGGAAAGAACCCACCGTCGTATGA
- the pheA gene encoding prephenate dehydratase encodes MSGSGSAGTPRLPGTMVYTYLGPEGTFTEAALLQVPGADQAVRIPSASVSSALEKVRSGHANAAVVPIENSVEGGVSATLDAISVGQPLRILREILVPITFVLAVRPGMELADIRRVSTHSHAWAQCRDWAEQNIPHAEYLPASSTAAAAVGLQDPESGFDAAICAPLVASRLGLNVIARDIGDVADAVTRFILISLPGLLPEPTGADKTTVVIPLPEDRPGALMEILEHFSTRGVNLSRIESRPTGAFLGDYFFSIDADGHVSDARVADALKGLHRVSPGLRFLGSYPRADHRRAEVPPHTSDEAFEAADQWLASLIDG; translated from the coding sequence ATGAGCGGCTCCGGCAGCGCCGGGACGCCGCGGCTGCCCGGCACCATGGTCTACACCTATCTGGGCCCGGAGGGAACGTTCACCGAAGCGGCCCTGCTGCAGGTTCCCGGAGCCGACCAGGCGGTGCGCATTCCGTCCGCAAGCGTCAGCTCGGCCCTGGAAAAGGTGCGGTCCGGGCACGCCAATGCCGCTGTGGTGCCGATCGAGAACTCGGTAGAAGGCGGCGTCAGCGCCACGCTTGATGCGATCTCCGTAGGTCAGCCGCTGCGGATCCTGCGCGAAATCCTGGTTCCCATCACCTTTGTCCTGGCGGTTCGGCCCGGCATGGAACTGGCAGACATCCGCCGGGTTTCCACGCACAGCCACGCCTGGGCGCAGTGCCGGGACTGGGCGGAACAAAACATTCCACATGCGGAATATTTGCCCGCCTCGTCGACGGCGGCAGCCGCCGTCGGACTCCAGGATCCGGAGTCCGGCTTCGATGCCGCCATCTGCGCGCCCCTGGTGGCTTCGCGGCTGGGGCTGAACGTTATTGCCCGGGACATAGGGGACGTAGCGGACGCGGTCACGCGGTTCATCCTGATCAGCCTGCCCGGACTCCTGCCGGAACCGACCGGCGCGGACAAGACAACCGTGGTTATTCCGCTTCCCGAAGACCGTCCGGGCGCACTCATGGAAATCCTGGAACACTTCTCCACCCGCGGGGTCAACCTGAGCCGGATTGAGTCCCGGCCCACCGGAGCCTTCCTTGGTGACTACTTCTTCAGCATCGACGCCGACGGGCACGTCTCTGACGCAAGGGTGGCCGACGCACTGAAGGGCCTGCACCGGGTCTCGCCGGGGCTGAGGTTCCTGGGCTCCTATCCACGGGCGGACCACCGCCGTGCGGAGGTGCCGCCGCATACCTCCGACGAGGCGTTCGAGGCTGCGGACCAGTGGCTCGCATCGTTGATTGACGGCTAG
- a CDS encoding amidase, producing the protein MSIGPTTGNSANSSAGELGGMTAVALRDALAAGEISAREAAEYYLGRVAELNPELGSFVEVTAEPALREAARADVEHAGGRNLGLLHGMPLAHKDLTDVAGVPTTMGSAAVPREPAAQDGPLPAILRRAGAISLGKTQVPEFGLSSYSENLIGEPARNPLDPSLSPGGSSGGSAAAVAAGMLPFAPGTDGGGSVRIPAAATGLTGLKPNRGRVPSGGGQRDLGQFVVAGPLARTAADAALLLDAMTGEPNFHATSAPAVPGSFLAAAQRAEGRFRIGVSARSPFESRLEIRLDPDARLALEAGIVALTNAGHDISEAEVRYDERYPDAFGLVWTAPLANIPLPPGAEELLTPLTATMRRRALQRSAADLAAAVDILRGFEEDTISQYSQWDMVLTPALGMTPRPIGWYWTGDADEDYALQCQYSPFTSMVNVCGLPAITVPTYRNADGLWMGIQLIGRPGAEAELLSVAAQLEAH; encoded by the coding sequence ATGTCCATTGGTCCTACTACCGGCAACAGCGCCAACTCCTCCGCCGGAGAATTGGGCGGCATGACCGCCGTTGCGCTGCGGGACGCTCTTGCCGCCGGTGAAATATCGGCGCGGGAAGCTGCCGAGTACTATCTGGGCCGGGTCGCGGAGCTGAATCCGGAGCTGGGCTCCTTCGTGGAAGTCACCGCCGAGCCGGCCCTCCGCGAAGCCGCACGGGCCGATGTTGAGCACGCCGGCGGCCGGAACCTTGGCCTGCTGCACGGCATGCCGCTGGCGCACAAGGACCTCACCGACGTCGCGGGTGTTCCCACCACCATGGGCAGTGCGGCGGTACCGCGCGAACCCGCGGCGCAGGACGGGCCGCTTCCCGCCATTCTCCGGCGGGCCGGCGCCATCAGCCTGGGCAAGACGCAGGTGCCCGAGTTTGGCCTCAGCAGCTACAGCGAGAACCTCATCGGCGAGCCTGCGCGCAATCCCCTCGATCCTTCACTGAGTCCGGGCGGCTCATCCGGAGGCAGCGCGGCTGCGGTCGCTGCGGGAATGCTGCCGTTTGCGCCTGGCACCGACGGCGGCGGGTCAGTTCGGATCCCGGCAGCGGCGACCGGCCTGACCGGCCTCAAGCCGAACCGCGGACGGGTGCCTTCCGGCGGGGGCCAGCGCGACCTCGGGCAGTTTGTGGTCGCCGGGCCGCTGGCCAGGACGGCTGCCGACGCTGCCCTGCTGCTGGATGCCATGACCGGCGAGCCGAACTTCCACGCCACGAGTGCACCCGCCGTCCCGGGCAGTTTCCTGGCGGCCGCACAGCGCGCCGAGGGCCGCTTCCGCATAGGGGTCAGCGCACGCTCACCGTTTGAGTCCCGGCTGGAGATCCGGCTGGACCCTGACGCCCGGCTGGCCCTGGAGGCGGGCATCGTGGCACTTACCAACGCCGGCCATGACATCTCCGAAGCCGAGGTCCGATATGACGAGCGGTATCCGGATGCCTTCGGCCTGGTCTGGACCGCACCGCTGGCGAACATTCCGCTCCCGCCGGGCGCCGAGGAGCTGCTGACCCCGCTCACGGCAACCATGCGGCGCCGGGCCCTGCAGCGGTCCGCAGCAGACTTGGCCGCCGCCGTCGACATCCTGCGCGGTTTCGAGGAGGACACCATCTCCCAGTATTCGCAGTGGGACATGGTGCTCACACCGGCACTGGGCATGACGCCGCGTCCCATCGGCTGGTACTGGACCGGCGACGCCGACGAAGATTACGCCCTGCAGTGCCAGTATTCTCCGTTCACCTCCATGGTGAATGTGTGCGGCCTTCCCGCCATCACAGTGCCCACCTACCGGAATGCGGACGGACTGTGGATGGGCATCCAGCTCATCGGGCGCCCTGGAGCGGAAGCAGAGCTGCTTTCCGTGGCGGCGCAGCTTGAGGCCCACTAA
- a CDS encoding peptide MFS transporter, which translates to MSPSPTTTEPAAALPARKAFFGHPRMLANLFSVELWERFSFYGMQGILLYYMYYSVTDGGLGMDEGVAAGLVGAYGGGVYLSSIAGAWLADRILGSERTLFYSAMIVMIGHISLSLVPGYAGLAIGLVLIALGSGGLKANATALVGSLYEKTDERRDAGFSIFYMGINIGALIGPILTGLLWDSFGFHVGFGLAAVGMGIGLAQYAATRKYLPESAHLVANPLPKAQFARVGGLAVLVLAAVGAAIAFGLINSQNLVALMAVVALLSAIAYFVVILSSKRVSAIERKRVFSFMPLFVASTAFWALFQQQFTVVALYADTSLNLDLFGWEMPPSFVQSINPVFIIVFAAIFASMWTKMGTRQPGTPLKFGMGLAVMGLAFLAFIPFSGGGPASTPLLALAGILLLFTFAELTLSPTGLSAATKLAPAAFPTQMVALFYLSVSLGSTLSGWLAQFYNRETEVGYFSFLGLTAIALGIVLAAFAPAIKKLMGGVR; encoded by the coding sequence ATGAGTCCAAGTCCCACCACTACCGAACCCGCTGCCGCACTGCCGGCACGCAAGGCGTTCTTCGGCCACCCCCGCATGCTCGCGAACCTTTTCAGCGTTGAGCTCTGGGAGCGGTTCTCGTTCTACGGCATGCAGGGAATCCTGCTCTACTACATGTACTACTCCGTCACAGACGGCGGCCTGGGCATGGACGAAGGAGTCGCAGCCGGCCTCGTCGGAGCCTACGGCGGCGGCGTGTACCTCTCTTCCATCGCCGGAGCCTGGCTCGCGGACCGTATCCTCGGTTCGGAACGGACACTCTTCTACTCGGCCATGATCGTGATGATCGGCCACATCTCCCTGTCGCTGGTTCCCGGCTACGCGGGCCTGGCCATCGGATTGGTCCTCATCGCACTCGGTTCGGGCGGCTTGAAGGCAAATGCCACCGCGCTGGTCGGCTCGCTGTACGAAAAGACCGACGAGCGGCGTGATGCAGGCTTCTCCATTTTCTACATGGGCATCAACATCGGCGCCCTCATCGGCCCGATCCTGACCGGCCTGCTGTGGGATTCCTTCGGCTTCCACGTCGGCTTTGGCCTGGCCGCGGTAGGCATGGGTATCGGCCTGGCACAGTACGCCGCCACCCGGAAGTACCTGCCCGAGTCCGCCCACCTGGTGGCCAACCCGCTGCCCAAAGCCCAGTTCGCCCGCGTCGGCGGCCTTGCCGTACTCGTCCTCGCCGCCGTCGGCGCCGCAATTGCCTTCGGCCTGATCAACAGCCAGAACCTTGTTGCCCTGATGGCCGTGGTGGCGCTGCTCTCTGCCATCGCGTACTTCGTGGTGATCCTGTCGAGTAAGCGGGTCAGCGCCATCGAGCGCAAGCGGGTCTTCTCTTTCATGCCGCTCTTTGTTGCCAGCACGGCCTTCTGGGCCCTGTTCCAGCAGCAGTTCACCGTCGTCGCGCTTTATGCGGATACCTCACTGAACCTTGACCTGTTCGGCTGGGAGATGCCGCCGAGCTTCGTCCAGTCCATCAACCCGGTGTTCATCATCGTGTTCGCCGCGATTTTCGCCAGCATGTGGACCAAGATGGGCACACGCCAGCCCGGCACACCGCTGAAGTTCGGCATGGGGCTGGCCGTCATGGGACTCGCGTTCCTGGCATTCATCCCGTTCTCCGGCGGCGGCCCCGCCAGCACGCCGCTTCTTGCCCTGGCAGGCATCCTGCTGCTCTTCACGTTCGCGGAACTGACACTGTCCCCCACGGGGCTTTCCGCGGCGACCAAGCTCGCTCCGGCGGCGTTCCCCACCCAGATGGTGGCCCTGTTCTACCTGTCGGTATCCCTGGGCAGCACGCTTTCGGGCTGGCTCGCGCAGTTCTATAACCGGGAGACCGAAGTCGGCTACTTCTCCTTCCTGGGCCTCACTGCCATCGCACTCGGCATCGTTCTCGCGGCGTTCGCTCCGGCGATCAAAAAGCTCATGGGCGGCGTTCGCTAA